TGAgtggaaatgaaaaacatgcaaaactgaaaaaagtTACAAACTCAACACATTaagagcaaaaacaataaaagaaagtaaaacacaTGGATGAGCCACTTCAGAATTCATAGCTGATCAGGACACGGATCCAGAATCAAACATCCATCAGGCAACAGATCAAAAGATGCTTCTCAGCCTATCGTCATGGTAACACATGAGGCCCTCTACAGGTacaagcttttttctttttttttttttagatttgcaAGCCAGAAGCAGCCGAGTGCCACGTGGTAGTGGTTAACTTAAGCATGGAGTTTAATAAAGGAAAGGCGACTGTAATAATAAAGATGAGGTCGATCTTCTACAACATGATGCTTCTGTTAGGTGTCTCAATCGGCGTCGTCctcagactcctcctcctccgccgtCTCCAGCCAGGTGAGCCACTGGTTGACctaagtggggggggggggagagaacaGTCAGAACAGACTTCCCATCTTGTGAGAGAACAACATCATTCAAAGGTGGGCTTTAACTGCATCATTCTAAACATCCTGTACCTGGAATAAAGCTTTTCCTTTTCCAGGGAATTCTTGAGTAATGTCTTCTTTCCATGCGAGGAAGGCTTCTTCTTCAATGATCTCCATGTCGTAGAAGTTGACAAAGTAGCGCAGCAGCATGCCTTAgtggaaacaaaaataaatatacatgaaTATTTCCAGAATAAGCAGTTCTGTTTAGCTAGGAATGTAAGATAAGATGCttaaaaaagatgatttgttgcattaataacttgtattaaagaggacatattgtaccccttttcaaacagttccctgtggtctaaatgaaacatctgtgctgtggtcaaaatataacatgaatcaagcaccagaggagatttgtgaccctgtataaaccagctctttcagaacgctccgttttggtgtgcgtgtctctttaaatgcaatgagttttcccagtagacatcaatCCTTTgctagcaagaataaaaatggtggacctgcacaaaagttttgctctaggctggggttggagtccatgggtggagatacaggggagaggagggtattttttttttaccagaatcccactgtgacatcagaaGGAGATCACTTGGGATTGAAATGTCCAGCACATGCTAGAATTGTAGCAAACCTATACCAATTCTAAAACTATGACTTGGAATATATCCAATGTGATTTTAAGATAAAAGCAGCTCTGTTGGTCTAGCTCTAGTTATTGTCCCTGACTTGGGGTGTCGCTGTACCTTTAGGGAAGGTGCTGGTGTTGCAGTGCACCTGCAGGGCGTACAGGGCGCTGACCTGCAGCTGGGTATGGTCGTGCAGGAACTTCTGCATGACGGGCTTGAAGgccagcagcagctgtttctcctgctccagctgctcTTTGGAGGGGGCCGCCAGCTGCTCGTCGCCCTCCGCCACACACAGCTCCTGTGAGATGTATTGGAGGAAACTGGGAGAGACCAGAGGACCAGTCATTTAAAGTGGAGGCCCTCACAGTCAACGCAAGATCAAGATTTATGTACAGACTTTCTTTGGTCAAAACTTTTCAAAATACTATATGCATGGGAAGCTAAACTTGCTATTTTTAAACTGGGAATataaaactttataaaaaaagatttagaaaATAATGTGCAAATGAGACAATAAATGATCCATGGGCGCCTCAGTTTTCATCACAAGAAGCCAAAAAGACCTTCTGCATGTTTACCTGGTCATGAGGATGTTGACAAAGCCTTTGTCAGTGTGAAGCTTGGGCGAAATGTTGTCTTTAATCCACTTGTAGATGGACTGTGGAGAGGGGTCTGCCGTAATCTGCTTCAGCAGCTCCTTCTCCAGCTTCAGCAGCGGGAAAAGGAAGCTCAGGCCCTTCCCCTCCAGGATCTCCAGCATGCGGTCCTTGTTCTGATCGATTTCTGCAGAGAAAATCTTGTTGGTTACTCAGAGGGGACTCAGATATAAAAACTGCTGCCTGTGTTGTTGTATATGCCTGTGCTGTTGAGGGTTCACTGAGAGGATGCATGTAGTACCTGGGAGCATCTTCTGCATGTTGACCTTGCTCTGCTGGAAAAGGTCGGTCAGCCACTCCCGGTCCTTCAGCTTGGCCGTCTGTTGCAGGCAGAGCAGGAAGAGGGGGAAGTGGGTGCCGTTCTCCAGGGGGTGAGCCAGCTCTGCCACGCTCACCAGCTCTGCGATGATGGCCCGAGCTGCAAACTGGGCCAGGTAGGACTTCACCAGGGGCACGTCCAGCTCGATCTTAGGGCACTGGTCCAGGACGGTGAGGAAGGCCTGCAGAAGCAGCAAATAATGAGACACAGGGCAAGGATTTGTCTTCTACCCTTGCAGGTGATCCTGTGCAGGATTTAACAGATTCATTTCtggtgtgtgtacctgcatgAAGTTCTCTCCGGTGATGAGGCCTTCAGTACGCAGTGTGTGGATCAGAGTACTGGCGTGCTCTTTGTCCTCATCAGGGCGGTCCAGGGAACAGACGACGATCTTACTCAGCATCTCAGGCAGGAAGTGCTTGGGAGCCTTCATCTCTCGTACAGCGCTCACAGCCTCAGTCAGGTTCTTACTGTTTAAGTACTCAGTCATGATCGCCTCCTGATGTCAGAATTCAAGCACAAAGAAATGAGCTGTGGCCAGTTTGGtcattttatgtatttgtgaCTATGATAAACTACATTCTCCAAATCAAACTGCAACATCTAACTACTGTACAAGTCAGTAATCCAAGGCATATAAGCACTTACAACCTCCACTGAACTGACCTGACCTCAGTCACATTGTCTTTCTTTTAACTGGAAATGTTGCATGTTGGCTGGTTAGCCCGAAGCCTTTAGAACAATGTTAGCCTAGCTTACTTGTCCCTTGTCTAATGCTGAATCCATTTCATTCTGCTATCATGCttaaacagttttctttttgcttgttttcttttcgtCTGTGACATTACAGAGAAAGTCTACCAGTGCTTAGAGTAGAAAATGAAAGTTTTGGCTGTTCGGTTGTTTCAAATTTGATTTTGCACATTAAGGCTTGCAAATAATAAATGTCTCCAGTATTCACATATAGCAGTAGTAATACACAGAAAGCAGACCAGGATGTGTAATTTTCTGTTTTGCCTACCGTCATTTTCAGCAGCTCCTCCCGGGCAGGAGGAGGCTTCTTGTTTATCTTCTGAGGTTTCTCTTGGATGGGCGGAGGGTTGGTCTTCAGGCCAAGCTGTGGAGGCTGAGGCAAAAAGTCATGATTATATCAGAGACATGAAGGAGTTCTACTAAGAAACAACGGCATGATAGGATGTTAGGGATTGGTAAGGCTTTAGTTCAAGTTTTTGTCCTTAAACCTTTCTCTCTAAAATTCTTCAACACATTATTTTACTCTTTCTGTGTTGTAGTGTTTGTCAAACTCACTGAGTTAGATGAAGTGAGGGTGTTCCTTACCTGTCCCAGAGGGGGGGTTTGAGTGCGTGGGGGCTGGGCGCTGGGGGGCATCATGTTGGGGATCTGGGGCTGGAGCTTGGGAACCTGGTTCTTGTTGAGGAGGAATGACTGAGCAGGTCTGAGGCTGATCTGCAGCATCAGGAAGCGTCATGAACACAGAACATACACTATGATTGGTCACGTGcttggaaaaataaaactgtgcaCTTTATCTGAATCCATGCCCTCATATCTCATAATCGCAGTCAGCGGACCAGCTACCAGTtttgaagaagagaggaggaggaggaatgagaGAAAAGAGTGAGATCAAAGACAGAGTCAGAGGAATAAGAACGACTGGCAGCTGGTTGTGTTCCTCAGAATAACGCGTCTTTTTATAATCACTGGGCATGACGTTGATAGATGTTTACACATCCACGCAGCTCTATGACAACAAGGTGCAGCTACCTCGTCTGCGTTGAGCTGTCCTTTCTTGCTGAATCGTGGAGGCAGGTCCTTGGACTGGACCTGCTGCTGGGCTGtatggttctggttctggttgaTGAAATGCTGGTTCTGAACCTGTCGAAAGTCGCATCGGAGGGATCGAGGATTACTTTTCTGAACTCTTGAACTCAGGAGCTGTGCACATCAATCAGTGTTAGCATAATTCCCACATCTTGTTGTGGCCCTGCAAGGATTACCTGGTTGGACTTAACAAAAGACTTTGGCCCCATTTCGAACTGTGACTGCGGCTGAGGGGCGATGTGGGCGCTGTGGCCGTTGAAGAGCGGGTTGGTGCGATGGCGTCCCATAGTGGGCGAGTACCTGTCTTGAATAACCCCCGGGCCAGTTCCAATcccactgcctgaaaaaaaaaaaaacagtttcaagaATATGTTGAAGCAAATTTTACCAAAAGAAGAGGCTCCGACCATGAGGATTCAGGCATGTTACTGGACAAAAAGGCcagaaatgatgcagaaaaacaagcCTACTGACACATAGTCCAACATTTCTGAATGATGTCTGAGAAACAGTGCAAGGCAGCACATCCATTGTAACtgaaaaacagcctttgtttggATAATAATCTTAGTTTATGTCAACTAGAAAAGTCTCAAGAATGAAACAgcatagaaaaaataaagaatttgaTGAAAGTTTGAAAAGATTAAGCAGTTATCGCATGATGAGATAATGCTCCACAGGCCTCGACACTAACGAAGCACATACCTGGCATCTGTCCAAACATATCGGCCAAACCCCCGAGAGTCTCCCTGTCCAGTTTCACTCTGTTGGGCATGAAGGGGCTTTCCAGGAAGAAGTCCATCCTCATTCCCTGAGACATGGGTGCTGGGATGAAAACCCCCAAATCctacagggacacacacacacaacagagctGGTTACAATTATTCATAAAGATGATTAAACGTGAAGAACATTGAAATTATGATGTTTACTGTAATGCAGCTTGTGCAACTATTTAACCATAATagtaaaagcaacaaaaacatttttgttggtGCACTGGTCTTGGTCAAATCAAGGCAGAGGCAAAGAAACCAGAGAGGACGTTGATGGAGAAGAGTACTGATGGCCTCATCACTGGAGAGAACTTTATTAGTAATATTTGTGATCATAAGCTGCCTCGAGCAAAAGAGAGGGAGCACTGTCTCATTTGCTTAAATGTTGCATGTAGTTTGTTTGGAGGTTTTGGTGAATTACTCAGCATCGGGTGCTCAGGACTTCTATTTATGTTGCCGTGGTATTGGAAAAGGCAGAGAATTATTTTGTTAATATCGTTTGTTTTGTTACTAGTATCATATCCAAGTTTAGAAATCTGATATTGGGACAACCCTGCTCCTCACAATAGGGTACTTGCTGATGTGCAAACACTGTAGTTTCCAAAGTAGAGAGTACTATTTATGCAGCCCTTTAACACAAGCACTCCTCAAACTCGGCTTCAGAAAGTTGGACAGTAAGCACCGTTGTCACTGGACTCACTTTAACTGCCTCCTGACGGATCTGGTTAATCGTCTTTGGTCCGTTGTCGATGAAAGCCTTGCGGGGGACCCAGTTGTTTTCTCGCAGTTCCACTGTGTCTTGCAGCAGGAAGCGGATCCTAGCAGGCAACTCCTTGTTGTTCATTAAGGAGCGCATACGGCCAAAGTACTGATCCATTAAAGACTGGAGAAAGTGGGGAGAGAGCAGACAGGCGGGGGGTTGAGTGAGGACAGACAGCCTGGACCTACAGTATAGCAGAAGGGTTTGTGTTAACACTGGCTCTGAGCCAAATGGGGCTTTAGGTGAGTCTGAGAGCAACAAGTTCAAGAGCTTAGCCAGGACCTGAAATGACTGCAAAAGACCGGCATGAAAAatgtctggtttgtttttacCTCTGTGTTCATTTTCTCTGCAAAAGCTTTAAGGGATTTACATTTGCATGAAACAGCAGAAGTGATTTGCTGACCTATAAAAAGGTTatactggtggcgcagtggttagtacGCATGcccaggcagcccaggttcgaatcccacctgtggctcctttcccacttgTCATaccatactctctctctctccccgacttccaactctatccactgtcctatctctccattaaaggcaaaaaaagcccaaaaataaatctttcaaaaaaaaaaaaaataacgttATACTGAAGTTTTTGACAGAATAATCCACCTTtgacaaagtaaacacacaagaAAAGTAAATATTCAGCCTCTTCTGGAGATCCATGAGCCATGAAAGGCTGGAGCAGTTACCTTTGCTTTCTCATGGTCGAGTCTCGGCCCCACTGTTCTCATTATCTGACAGAGGCACTCCAGATCCTCTCCCATATCCTTGAGCTggactctcttcttcttttccaggAGCTTCAGTGAAGTttgtggagaggaggaaagcAGGAGGTCAGACACGGTCCTCATTGAAGTATGCAACATTTCCTTTAAGTTACACCGTGCTTTCAAACATTGGAAGAACCTGCATTTCAAACACTAATAATTATAGTGCACATACTGTTTTGATGCACTTATGAAGGATAGATTCGTGGATGAGGTCGAGTTTGCCAAGTTCCCCGATGAATTTAATGTTGCCAAGCATCTTGATCTTGGCAATGTTacgctgctcctcctcttcagaagTAAGAGGGTTGTCATGTTTGTCATAGACTGAAGGGAGAGGATAGAAACAGAAGTTAGCAGCGGACTGGCTCAGGTGAAAtgcacaaagagaaaataaggCTACACCTAACAGCAACACAGACATACACTTTATCAGTCAAAAAGAAGTCTGTGTAGTTATTTCACTTTAAGCAAATGTTCTGTTTTACATTTAGTACTTTGCCTCTagctttgttgtgtgtttgttatgttatGGCCGCAAGAGAAATTCACCACTACCTTAAAACAGAGTAACAGTAGTTTATTTTCAATGAATTTATTATAATCaaaggattattttttaataaattgtcATATATTTTCACTTAATGTAAAATCTGGTCTATAGGACAACCTTTTTTAACCAATTTTTTCATcaaaaagttggctgcgtcttatacaacCAGTatgaccaatataccagtataaaatgcagACATGGGTGCCATCATTACTGAGAGTGCAGCTgccaccatcacacactgcacGTGACCTGACGAGATTGACAAGTcatttgttgtgtattgtaAGTTGTGCTGGGAAACATAGTGACACAGATCAGGCTGACAGCCCTACTTTCTGATAATCGAGCATCGCTAACTCGCTATGAGGAAAAGAttcaagaaacaaacagaaatcagacttcacaggaaacacaaagacatggaCTCACTTTCAACATTTCTGGTGCGGTTTTCAAATTCATCTTGAAGTTTGGAAATCAGCAGTCTTCGGAAGGTCTACGAAAGCAAAATAAACCATTATTTTACTAATTAGCCGCTtaagaaaaatgacaacaagTGATGTCAAAAAGATTATGTAAGAAAATCTTGAAGAAGTTGCTGAGAGGTGTTAATAACGACAACAACAGAGCGGTGCTGATGACTTAATTATGGCCTGCTCAGCGAGAGGTCATGGCAGCGTTGTCATTAAAAGGAGGGGGGGTGatactttttaaaactgtacAGCAGAATGAAAACAACCACACTTACTGTGCTCTGCTTTTGGGATGTTTGGATCTCAGATGAAGGGCCATC
This genomic interval from Labrus mixtus chromosome 4, fLabMix1.1, whole genome shotgun sequence contains the following:
- the eif4g2b gene encoding eukaryotic translation initiation factor 4 gamma 2b codes for the protein MLGNIKFIGELGKLDLIHESILHKCIKTLLEKKKRVQLKDMGEDLECLCQIMRTVGPRLDHEKAKSLMDQYFGRMRSLMNNKELPARIRFLLQDTVELRENNWVPRKAFIDNGPKTINQIRQEAVKDLGVFIPAPMSQGMRMDFFLESPFMPNRVKLDRETLGGLADMFGQMPGSGIGTGPGVIQDRYSPTMGRHRTNPLFNGHSAHIAPQPQSQFEMGPKSFVKSNQVQNQHFINQNQNHTAQQQVQSKDLPPRFSKKGQLNADEISLRPAQSFLLNKNQVPKLQPQIPNMMPPSAQPPRTQTPPLGQPPQLGLKTNPPPIQEKPQKINKKPPPAREELLKMTEAIMTEYLNSKNLTEAVSAVREMKAPKHFLPEMLSKIVVCSLDRPDEDKEHASTLIHTLRTEGLITGENFMQAFLTVLDQCPKIELDVPLVKSYLAQFAARAIIAELVSVAELAHPLENGTHFPLFLLCLQQTAKLKDREWLTDLFQQSKVNMQKMLPEIDQNKDRMLEILEGKGLSFLFPLLKLEKELLKQITADPSPQSIYKWIKDNISPKLHTDKGFVNILMTSFLQYISQELCVAEGDEQLAAPSKEQLEQEKQLLLAFKPVMQKFLHDHTQLQVSALYALQVHCNTSTFPKGMLLRYFVNFYDMEIIEEEAFLAWKEDITQEFPGKGKALFQVNQWLTWLETAEEEESEDDAD